In the genome of Halobacterium noricense, one region contains:
- a CDS encoding proteasome assembly chaperone family protein, translating into MDEIDIAWESEPELDDPVFVEGLPGVGHVGKLVAEHVVEEADSELVARVHSEHFPPQVTVGDDSVAALAHAEIHAVDTEGRDLLVLTGNHQAQDNVGHYRVTEAFLDVAEKFGTSAVYALGGVPTGELVEEHDVIGAVSADDLKQRLEEAGVEFRSEEPAGGIVGSSGLLLGLGGRRGFGAACLMGETSGYLVDPKAAKAVLAVLEDLLGFDLDEEALDDRAEEMEEVVGRLREMEEGPSPGGEEDLRYIG; encoded by the coding sequence ATGGACGAAATCGACATCGCGTGGGAATCCGAGCCGGAGCTGGACGACCCCGTGTTCGTCGAAGGACTGCCCGGCGTCGGGCACGTCGGGAAGCTGGTCGCCGAGCACGTCGTCGAGGAGGCGGACAGCGAACTCGTCGCGCGCGTGCACAGCGAGCACTTCCCGCCGCAGGTCACGGTCGGAGACGACAGCGTCGCGGCGCTCGCGCACGCCGAGATTCACGCCGTCGACACGGAGGGCCGGGACCTCCTCGTGCTCACGGGCAACCACCAGGCTCAGGACAACGTCGGCCACTACCGCGTCACCGAGGCGTTCCTCGACGTCGCCGAGAAGTTCGGCACGAGCGCGGTGTACGCGCTCGGCGGCGTCCCGACGGGTGAACTCGTCGAGGAGCACGACGTCATCGGGGCCGTCTCCGCAGACGACCTCAAGCAGCGCCTCGAAGAAGCGGGCGTGGAGTTCCGCAGCGAGGAGCCCGCGGGCGGCATCGTCGGCTCCAGCGGCCTGCTGCTCGGCCTGGGCGGCCGCCGCGGCTTCGGCGCCGCCTGCTTGATGGGCGAGACGTCGGGCTATCTCGTAGACCCGAAGGCGGCGAAGGCCGTGCTCGCGGTGCTGGAAGATCTGCTCGGCTTCGACCTCGACGAGGAAGCCCTCGACGACCGCGCCGAGGAGATGGAGGAAGTCGTCGGTCGCCTCCGCGAGATGGAAGAGGGCCCGAGCCCCGGCGGCGAGGAAGACCTCCGGTACATCGGCTAA
- a CDS encoding metallophosphoesterase, with product MSDTPSWLVFGERAAYLPEADALVLADVHVGRDATSDVSLPLGERTDLVKRLDALLGEFEPATVVVAGDLLHVHGTVPDGVRGTVDAIETAVRGADATFRVVRGNHDAMLDSVGIDAEESVVLADGTAVWHGHDDPPVDAGRYVVGHEHPAVEIEGTRHPCFLYGPRQHGGSDVVVLPAFTRLAPGTLVNGLRRDDSLSSMLSDPDGFRPVVVSEGETLAFPALGDLRGLL from the coding sequence GTGAGCGACACTCCGTCGTGGCTGGTGTTCGGCGAGCGCGCCGCGTACCTGCCGGAGGCGGACGCGCTCGTGCTCGCAGACGTTCACGTCGGCCGTGACGCTACGTCCGATGTCTCCCTGCCGCTGGGCGAGCGCACGGACCTCGTCAAGCGCCTCGACGCCTTACTGGGCGAGTTCGAGCCGGCGACCGTCGTGGTCGCGGGCGACCTCCTGCACGTCCACGGGACCGTCCCCGACGGCGTCCGCGGCACCGTCGACGCCATCGAGACGGCCGTCCGTGGAGCAGACGCCACCTTCCGCGTCGTCCGCGGGAACCACGACGCGATGCTGGACTCCGTCGGCATCGACGCCGAAGAGTCGGTCGTGCTCGCAGACGGTACCGCGGTCTGGCACGGCCACGACGACCCGCCCGTGGACGCCGGGCGCTACGTCGTCGGCCACGAACACCCGGCGGTCGAAATCGAGGGGACGCGCCACCCGTGTTTCCTCTACGGCCCGCGCCAGCACGGGGGCAGCGACGTCGTCGTGCTTCCCGCGTTCACGCGACTCGCCCCGGGGACGCTCGTGAACGGACTCCGGCGCGACGACTCGCTGTCCTCGATGCTCTCGGACCCGGACGGCTTCCGGCCCGTCGTCGTCAGCGAGGGGGAGACGCTGGCGTTCCCCGCGCTCGGCGACCTGCGCGGCCTACTGTAA
- a CDS encoding NAD(P)/FAD-dependent oxidoreductase — MSPAGEQSGMSDSRVVVVGGGLAGLTAARRLAADGFDVTLFERNEDVGGRVRSRRGDGYIFDRGFQVLFTAYPAARRELDFGALDLRAFSAGATICRDDQRSVLADPLREPSTLTQTLFNAEISTMDKLRTLRLRADLRAKSVDEIFAEPDATIEQHLYTYGFSERYVERFVRPFYGGITLDRDLDTSKRVFEFTFKMLSEGKTVVPAGGMGELSDQLADRAITQDARIVTETPVEEIAPGNATVDVQIPGETVEADAVVVAADPKSSRDLTGVDAIPTDGRGCVTQYFAVQSGHPLADSDRIHLNAGGEVPTTVAPLSGVASEYAPDDRALVAATTVGHEDAGDDVRIESDGDLETRTRETVSAWYPAASLGDFELLRTDRLPFAQFAQPPGIHEDLPDVRAPDGAVYLAGDYTHDSSINGALEGGKAAADAVSADLQ, encoded by the coding sequence TTGTCGCCCGCGGGCGAACAGTCAGGTATGTCTGACTCTCGGGTCGTGGTCGTCGGTGGCGGGCTCGCCGGGCTCACGGCGGCGCGCCGCCTCGCCGCGGACGGCTTCGACGTGACGCTGTTCGAGCGCAACGAGGACGTCGGCGGGCGCGTGCGCTCGCGGCGCGGCGACGGCTACATTTTCGACCGCGGCTTCCAGGTGTTGTTCACCGCGTACCCCGCGGCGCGGCGGGAACTGGACTTCGGCGCGCTGGACCTGCGCGCGTTCTCCGCGGGCGCGACCATCTGTCGCGACGACCAGCGCTCCGTGCTGGCGGACCCGCTGCGGGAGCCAAGTACGCTCACGCAGACGCTGTTCAACGCCGAGATTTCGACGATGGACAAACTCCGCACGCTCCGGCTGCGCGCGGACCTCAGAGCGAAGTCCGTCGACGAAATCTTCGCCGAGCCGGACGCCACCATCGAGCAGCACCTCTACACGTACGGTTTTTCCGAGCGGTACGTCGAGCGGTTCGTGCGGCCGTTCTACGGCGGCATCACGCTCGACCGCGACCTCGACACGTCCAAGCGCGTCTTCGAGTTCACGTTCAAGATGCTCTCGGAGGGGAAGACAGTCGTGCCAGCAGGTGGGATGGGCGAACTTTCGGACCAGCTCGCGGATCGCGCAATCACGCAGGACGCGCGAATCGTCACGGAGACGCCAGTCGAGGAAATCGCCCCGGGGAACGCCACGGTCGACGTCCAGATTCCCGGCGAGACCGTCGAAGCCGACGCGGTCGTGGTCGCCGCGGATCCGAAGTCCAGCCGCGACCTCACGGGCGTCGACGCAATTCCAACCGACGGCCGCGGCTGCGTCACCCAGTACTTCGCGGTGCAGTCTGGCCACCCGCTCGCGGACAGCGACCGCATCCACCTGAACGCGGGCGGCGAGGTGCCGACGACGGTCGCGCCGCTGTCCGGCGTCGCCTCCGAGTACGCACCCGACGACCGGGCGCTCGTCGCCGCGACGACGGTCGGCCACGAGGATGCCGGCGACGACGTCCGCATCGAATCCGACGGCGACCTCGAAACCCGGACGCGCGAGACGGTCTCCGCGTGGTACCCGGCGGCGTCGCTGGGCGACTTCGAGTTGCTGCGCACCGACCGCCTCCCGTTCGCGCAGTTCGCGCAGCCGCCCGGCATCCACGAGGACCTCCCGGACGTCCGCGCGCCCGACGGCGCGGTCTACCTCGCGGGCGACTACACGCACGACTCCTCCATCAACGGCGCGCTGGAGGGCGGAAAAGCGGCAGCCGACGCGGTCAGCGCGGACTTACAGTAG
- a CDS encoding threonine synthase, protein METTPAFEGLRCVDCEETFDPETATHRCPDCGGILDPTYDYDSLDVTRETFESRRFDSMWRYEELLPFSRNSAISMDEGATALVSCPTLADEMGVGEVYVKDEGRNPTGTFKDRGQTVAVTAADQHGASDVALVSAGNAGQSAAAYAGRAGIDSHVFLPSRSGFANKAMVNVHGGDMTIVEGRIGDAGAAFDDAMDEYDDWYSVRTFETPYRHEGKKTMYYETAEQLDWETPDHVVYPTGGGVGLVGMHKAAKELRDLGLTDALPKLYAAQAEGCAPIVRAFQEGRDVHEPWDTPDTICGGIEIPDPGASPLVLEALRESDGGAVATSDEEILDAATLVAKHEGVEMGATCAAAASGASALADDGAFGEDDTVVVLNTGSANKDADVLRSHLMSKGI, encoded by the coding sequence ATGGAGACGACGCCGGCGTTCGAGGGGCTTCGGTGCGTAGACTGCGAGGAGACGTTCGACCCGGAGACGGCGACCCACCGCTGTCCGGACTGCGGGGGCATCCTCGACCCGACCTACGACTACGACAGCCTCGACGTGACCCGGGAGACCTTCGAGTCGCGGCGCTTCGACTCGATGTGGCGCTACGAGGAACTGCTGCCGTTCTCGCGGAATTCGGCGATTTCGATGGACGAGGGCGCGACGGCGCTCGTGTCGTGCCCGACGCTCGCCGACGAGATGGGCGTCGGCGAGGTGTACGTCAAAGACGAGGGGCGCAACCCGACGGGGACGTTCAAGGACCGCGGACAGACGGTCGCCGTGACCGCCGCCGACCAGCACGGCGCTAGCGACGTGGCGCTCGTGTCCGCCGGGAACGCCGGCCAGTCGGCGGCCGCGTACGCGGGCCGCGCGGGCATCGACTCGCACGTCTTCCTGCCGTCGCGGTCCGGCTTCGCGAACAAGGCGATGGTGAACGTCCACGGCGGCGACATGACCATCGTGGAGGGCCGCATCGGGGACGCGGGCGCGGCCTTCGACGACGCGATGGACGAGTACGACGACTGGTATTCAGTGCGGACGTTCGAGACGCCGTACCGCCACGAGGGCAAGAAGACGATGTACTACGAGACCGCCGAACAGCTCGACTGGGAAACCCCCGACCACGTCGTCTATCCGACCGGCGGCGGCGTCGGCCTCGTCGGCATGCACAAAGCGGCGAAGGAGCTCCGCGACCTCGGGCTCACCGACGCCCTGCCGAAGCTGTACGCCGCGCAGGCGGAGGGCTGCGCGCCCATCGTGCGCGCGTTCCAGGAGGGCCGCGACGTCCACGAGCCGTGGGACACGCCGGACACCATCTGTGGCGGCATCGAGATTCCGGACCCGGGTGCCAGCCCGCTCGTACTGGAGGCGCTCCGCGAGAGCGACGGCGGCGCGGTCGCGACCAGCGACGAGGAGATTCTGGACGCCGCGACGCTCGTCGCCAAACACGAGGGCGTCGAGATGGGCGCGACGTGTGCGGCCGCGGCGTCCGGCGCGTCCGCGCTCGCCGACGACGGCGCGTTCGGCGAGGACGACACGGTCGTCGTCCTGAACACGGGCAGCGCCAACAAGGACGCCGACGTGCTCCGCTCGCACCTGATGAGCAAGGGCATCTGA
- a CDS encoding TAXI family TRAP transporter solute-binding subunit: MSNQQSRRRFLQATGLTGIAALAGCLGGGGDDGTRLSWHAGGQGGTYFPLSNEFKTVVEDNSDYTLNVQSTGASVENVGSLADTDADFALIQNDIAYFAKNGTGIDAFQDDPVENLMGVATLYPETITLVTLQSTGIETVDDLSGATVNTGDLGSGTQVNALQILDAVGVTDFEEQNASFSQAADQLRNGDIDAAFVVGGWPVGAIEDLANTNELNIVPIAGDNREAVKDAASWFADDTIPGGTYSGVSEDVETVSVQAMIATNDSVDDSTVEAVTAAIFDNVDDLTIKTDFISADSAQDGMSIELHPGAAAYFEE; encoded by the coding sequence ATGTCAAATCAGCAATCACGCAGGCGGTTCCTCCAGGCGACCGGTCTCACCGGCATCGCCGCACTCGCTGGCTGTCTCGGCGGTGGCGGCGACGACGGCACGCGCCTCTCGTGGCACGCCGGCGGCCAGGGCGGGACGTACTTCCCGCTCTCGAACGAGTTCAAGACGGTCGTCGAGGACAACAGCGACTACACGCTGAACGTCCAGTCCACGGGCGCCAGCGTCGAGAACGTCGGCAGCCTCGCGGACACGGACGCCGACTTCGCGCTCATCCAGAACGACATCGCGTACTTCGCGAAGAACGGCACCGGCATCGACGCCTTCCAGGACGACCCCGTCGAGAACCTGATGGGCGTCGCGACGCTGTACCCCGAGACCATCACGCTCGTCACGCTCCAGAGCACGGGCATCGAGACCGTCGACGACCTCTCGGGTGCGACCGTCAACACCGGCGACCTCGGCTCCGGCACGCAGGTCAACGCGCTCCAGATTCTGGACGCCGTCGGCGTCACGGATTTCGAGGAGCAGAACGCCTCGTTCTCGCAGGCCGCCGACCAGCTCCGGAACGGCGACATCGACGCCGCGTTCGTCGTCGGCGGCTGGCCGGTCGGCGCCATCGAGGACCTCGCGAACACGAACGAACTCAACATCGTCCCCATCGCCGGCGACAACCGCGAAGCCGTGAAGGACGCGGCGTCGTGGTTCGCCGACGACACCATCCCCGGCGGCACGTACTCCGGCGTCAGCGAGGACGTCGAGACGGTCTCCGTGCAGGCGATGATTGCGACCAACGACAGCGTCGACGACAGCACCGTCGAGGCGGTCACCGCGGCCATCTTCGACAACGTCGACGACCTCACCATCAAGACGGACTTCATCAGCGCGGACAGCGCCCAGGACGGGATGTCCATCGAACTCCATCCCGGCGCGGCCGCGTACTTCGAGGAGTAA
- a CDS encoding DUF1850 domain-containing protein codes for MRGARVAVLVVAVLAVTSVSAAAATPGETALVVEDTETGEQYLDVPVEEGTTVALEYTHSVEKTRVYDGYTVRGDRLEMTRMEFESYGWGLPSGANVTRENGTFVYDPPGSTTRLTVAPGRVAKHKLHVGAETYDLVARTNAESVDIHVVHRSVLADVLDSIHV; via the coding sequence ATGAGGGGGGCTCGCGTCGCCGTCCTCGTCGTCGCCGTCCTCGCCGTCACCTCGGTTTCGGCAGCCGCAGCCACGCCCGGCGAGACCGCGCTCGTCGTCGAGGACACCGAGACCGGCGAACAGTACCTCGACGTGCCCGTCGAGGAGGGCACCACGGTCGCGCTCGAATACACGCACAGCGTCGAGAAGACCCGCGTGTACGACGGCTACACGGTCCGCGGCGACCGCCTGGAGATGACTCGCATGGAGTTCGAGTCCTACGGCTGGGGGTTGCCCAGCGGCGCGAACGTCACCCGGGAGAACGGCACCTTCGTCTACGACCCACCCGGGAGTACCACGCGGCTGACGGTCGCTCCGGGCCGCGTGGCGAAGCACAAGCTTCACGTCGGCGCTGAAACCTACGACCTCGTAGCGCGGACGAACGCCGAATCGGTCGACATCCACGTCGTCCACCGTTCGGTGTTGGCGGACGTACTCGACAGCATCCATGTCTGA
- a CDS encoding TRAP transporter permease, translating into MSEQPTDSPAEDAESVLQEIERKRSLQGPAVVAVAIIGISFSIFQMWLAARGSELSITLPVIGEFVLAQLQLLQINAVHVAFALVLTFLLYPVSTGDGPVARRCVALAAALDDRLGESHPVTRAVRRVGAFLKWAGVDPDLDRVAPIDVVFAAVSALTATYFITDFAEIQEMRRFGLEAGRPAPDVWLGYLDVLSFVVDPLASVLEPLAFLLGPLADTSYAFVLGVVGVLLVLEATRRAISLWLMVIVALFVVYARFGFYIPQDAAYIGVLSIPSFSWPDIVQNLWYNTENGVFGIPVTVSVQFIYIFILFGAFLEMSGAGQWFIDLAYGATGTRKGGPAKASILASGFMGTISGSSIANTVTTGAFTIPLMKRSGYRPEFAGGVEASASSGGQILPPVMGAAAFLIVQYTGTPFADVIVAAAIPAVVFFFGVWVMVHFEAVKQGIGGLDKSELVDIRSHLWSGWFYLLPLGLLLYYLIIERLSVARSAWFTVVAIGALLALVAAYGDETRGLLAGVFTLLVGGTFLSELLVGGSIVAALTGGGTGAQSAAVAFSAVLGDVGWLAIAAGTITMLVRPGLDATVLNYDEAVDDAAEMTASAINLPGLASNALYRYGVFVGKSMEDGARTAVPVVVAVAAAGIIPGVISISGLGPNLVALIRSVAGGSLVLVLFITAVSSIILGMGMPTTVTYIILSVLLAPVLTPFGVPELAAHLYILYFGVIADITPPVAVAAYAASGVAKSDAFQTGIEAFKLSLNKAIVPFAFVVTPGIVMLRRNPGELPVGDQYSVVGTADLLDLSYSVPEILLPVIGVFLGVIALAATVIGFVYTDVDGVDRTAFAVSALLLMAPSLAVTGVYDLLGLFGVTTGGVSLVVDLALRGVGLAMFAALLARNRRGSAATQQADASGSA; encoded by the coding sequence ATGTCTGAACAACCAACCGACTCCCCGGCAGAGGACGCCGAATCAGTACTTCAGGAGATAGAGCGAAAACGCAGCCTACAGGGGCCGGCAGTGGTCGCGGTCGCCATCATCGGCATCTCCTTTTCCATCTTCCAGATGTGGCTCGCGGCGCGCGGGTCAGAGCTCTCGATTACGCTCCCCGTAATCGGCGAGTTCGTGCTCGCCCAGCTCCAACTCCTCCAGATTAACGCAGTCCACGTGGCGTTCGCGCTCGTGCTCACGTTCCTGTTGTACCCCGTGAGCACGGGCGACGGCCCGGTCGCGCGACGGTGTGTCGCGCTCGCCGCGGCCCTCGACGACCGGCTCGGCGAATCCCACCCGGTGACGCGGGCCGTTCGCCGCGTCGGCGCGTTCCTGAAGTGGGCGGGCGTCGACCCCGACCTCGACCGCGTGGCACCCATCGACGTCGTCTTCGCGGCGGTTTCGGCGCTCACCGCGACGTACTTCATCACCGACTTCGCCGAGATTCAGGAGATGCGGCGGTTCGGGCTCGAAGCCGGCCGGCCCGCCCCCGACGTGTGGCTGGGCTACCTCGACGTGCTCAGCTTCGTGGTGGATCCGCTGGCCTCCGTGCTCGAACCGCTGGCGTTCCTGCTCGGCCCGCTCGCCGACACGTCCTACGCGTTCGTGCTGGGCGTCGTCGGCGTCCTGCTCGTGCTGGAGGCGACCCGGCGCGCCATCAGCCTCTGGCTGATGGTCATCGTCGCGCTGTTCGTCGTCTACGCGCGCTTCGGGTTCTACATCCCGCAGGACGCCGCGTACATCGGCGTGCTCTCGATTCCGTCGTTCTCGTGGCCGGACATCGTCCAGAACCTCTGGTACAACACCGAGAACGGCGTGTTCGGGATTCCGGTCACGGTCTCCGTGCAGTTCATCTACATCTTCATCCTCTTTGGCGCGTTTCTGGAGATGTCCGGTGCCGGCCAGTGGTTCATCGACCTCGCGTACGGTGCCACCGGCACGCGGAAGGGCGGCCCGGCGAAGGCGTCCATCCTCGCCTCCGGCTTCATGGGAACCATCTCCGGCTCCTCCATCGCGAACACGGTGACCACGGGCGCGTTCACGATTCCGCTGATGAAGCGCTCGGGCTACCGCCCCGAGTTTGCGGGCGGCGTCGAAGCCTCCGCGTCCTCGGGCGGCCAGATTCTCCCGCCCGTGATGGGGGCTGCGGCGTTCCTCATCGTCCAGTACACGGGTACGCCGTTCGCCGACGTCATCGTCGCGGCCGCCATCCCCGCCGTCGTGTTCTTCTTCGGCGTCTGGGTGATGGTCCACTTCGAGGCGGTCAAACAGGGCATCGGCGGGCTCGACAAGTCCGAACTCGTGGACATCCGCTCGCACCTCTGGTCCGGGTGGTTCTACCTCCTGCCGCTGGGCCTGCTGCTGTACTACCTCATCATCGAGCGGCTGTCGGTCGCGCGGTCGGCGTGGTTCACGGTCGTCGCCATCGGCGCGCTGCTCGCGCTCGTGGCTGCGTACGGCGACGAGACGCGCGGCCTGCTCGCCGGCGTCTTCACGCTGCTGGTCGGCGGGACGTTCCTCTCGGAACTGCTCGTCGGTGGCAGCATCGTCGCGGCGCTGACCGGCGGCGGCACCGGCGCGCAGTCTGCCGCCGTGGCGTTCTCCGCGGTGCTCGGCGACGTCGGCTGGCTCGCAATCGCGGCCGGGACAATCACGATGCTGGTACGGCCTGGCCTCGACGCGACCGTGCTGAACTACGACGAAGCCGTCGACGACGCCGCGGAGATGACCGCGAGCGCCATCAACCTCCCCGGACTCGCGTCGAACGCGCTCTACCGCTACGGCGTCTTCGTCGGGAAGTCCATGGAGGACGGCGCGCGCACGGCCGTCCCCGTCGTCGTCGCCGTCGCGGCCGCCGGCATCATCCCCGGCGTCATCAGTATCTCCGGGCTCGGCCCGAACCTCGTCGCGCTCATCCGGTCGGTCGCCGGCGGGTCGCTGGTGCTCGTGTTGTTCATCACTGCCGTCTCCTCGATCATCCTCGGCATGGGGATGCCGACGACGGTGACGTACATCATCCTCTCCGTGCTGCTGGCACCCGTGCTGACGCCGTTCGGCGTGCCGGAGCTGGCCGCACACCTCTACATCCTCTACTTCGGAGTGATAGCGGACATCACGCCTCCCGTCGCGGTTGCCGCGTACGCCGCGTCCGGGGTGGCGAAGTCCGACGCCTTCCAGACGGGTATCGAGGCGTTCAAGCTCTCCTTGAACAAGGCCATCGTCCCGTTCGCGTTCGTCGTCACGCCCGGCATCGTGATGCTGCGCCGCAACCCCGGTGAGCTCCCGGTCGGCGACCAGTACAGCGTCGTCGGTACCGCGGACCTGCTCGACCTGAGCTACTCCGTGCCCGAAATTCTGCTCCCCGTTATCGGGGTGTTCCTCGGGGTCATCGCGCTCGCCGCGACCGTCATCGGCTTCGTCTACACGGACGTCGACGGCGTCGACCGCACCGCGTTCGCGGTCAGCGCGCTGCTGCTGATGGCACCGTCGCTGGCGGTCACCGGCGTCTACGACTTGCTCGGGCTGTTCGGCGTCACGACTGGCGGCGTGTCGCTGGTGGTCGACCTCGCGCTGCGCGGCGTCGGCCTCGCCATGTTCGCCGCGCTACTCGCGCGCAACCGCCGCGGGAGCGCCGCCACGCAGCAGGCCGACGCCAGCGGCTCGGCCTGA
- a CDS encoding metal-dependent transcriptional regulator, whose translation MLSDVMEDYLKAVYALQREHGPPVKTSAIADYLDVTPPTVTSMVGKLEDRGLVAREKYKGVELTPEGETVALEVLRHHRLLESFLADHLDYEYDEVHDEADALEHHISEEFERRLARKLDDPTVDPHGDPIPSADLEPPEHPDTTALADHDTGDRVVVARVDDRNSEELRYLTDAGIEPGTELAVREHAPIGLFVVDVDGEAVHLPDRVAAVIRVRSLDEVAEA comes from the coding sequence ATGCTCTCAGATGTCATGGAGGACTACCTGAAGGCCGTCTACGCGCTCCAGCGCGAGCACGGCCCGCCGGTCAAGACCTCCGCCATCGCCGACTACCTCGACGTCACGCCCCCGACGGTCACCAGCATGGTCGGGAAACTCGAAGACCGCGGGCTCGTCGCCCGCGAGAAGTACAAGGGCGTCGAACTCACGCCCGAGGGCGAGACGGTCGCGCTGGAAGTGTTGCGCCACCACCGCCTCCTGGAGTCGTTCCTCGCGGACCACCTCGACTACGAGTACGACGAGGTCCACGACGAGGCCGACGCGCTCGAACACCACATCAGCGAGGAGTTCGAGCGCCGCCTCGCCCGGAAACTCGACGACCCCACCGTCGACCCGCACGGCGACCCGATTCCGAGCGCGGACCTCGAACCGCCCGAACACCCCGACACCACCGCGCTCGCCGACCACGACACCGGCGACCGCGTCGTCGTCGCGCGCGTCGACGACCGCAACTCCGAGGAACTGCGCTACCTCACGGACGCCGGCATCGAACCCGGAACCGAACTCGCCGTCCGCGAGCACGCCCCCATCGGGCTGTTCGTCGTCGACGTCGACGGCGAGGCCGTCCACCTCCCGGACCGCGTCGCGGCCGTGATTCGCGTGCGCTCGCTCGACGAGGTGGCCGAAGCGTGA
- a CDS encoding TMEM165/GDT1 family protein — protein sequence MTGFAELAGIAFAAQLAVLPGEKVQFIIAGLSTQYDPKVVVAAATTAFAIWTAGEIVVGDALRSVLPGVYLDVVTGALFFVFGVLLLRSMPTDGNPGPMHSDGGIVALGGRFEQATIFGRAIPTYFGGFLPIFAMMFVGEFGDKTQLVTIGLAAQYGAAPAIWVGEMAAIIPVSLLNAMFFARFSQSFDARRAHLAAAALFFFFAGDVALQLLFDVSVWEGIVASVARALPVSLAA from the coding sequence GTGACCGGCTTCGCGGAACTCGCTGGCATCGCGTTCGCCGCCCAGTTGGCCGTCTTGCCGGGCGAGAAAGTCCAATTCATCATCGCGGGGCTGTCAACCCAGTACGACCCGAAAGTCGTCGTCGCCGCCGCCACCACCGCGTTCGCCATCTGGACGGCCGGCGAAATCGTCGTCGGGGACGCGCTCCGGAGCGTGCTTCCCGGCGTCTATCTGGACGTCGTCACGGGCGCGCTGTTCTTCGTGTTCGGCGTGCTCCTGTTGCGCTCGATGCCCACCGACGGCAACCCCGGGCCGATGCACAGCGACGGCGGCATCGTCGCGCTCGGCGGTCGCTTCGAGCAAGCCACCATCTTCGGGCGCGCCATCCCGACGTACTTCGGCGGGTTCCTCCCCATCTTCGCGATGATGTTCGTCGGCGAGTTCGGGGACAAGACCCAGCTCGTCACCATCGGGCTGGCCGCCCAGTACGGCGCGGCACCCGCCATCTGGGTCGGCGAGATGGCCGCCATTATCCCCGTCAGCCTACTGAACGCGATGTTCTTCGCACGGTTCTCCCAGAGCTTCGACGCGCGCCGCGCGCACCTCGCGGCCGCCGCGCTGTTCTTCTTCTTCGCGGGGGACGTCGCGCTCCAACTCCTCTTCGACGTCTCCGTCTGGGAGGGCATCGTCGCGTCGGTCGCTCGCGCGCTCCCCGTGTCGCTGGCGGCGTAA
- a CDS encoding LysE family translocator, which produces MFDAAVSVIAGLALGLSLAAPPGPMNAVIAEESVTRGWRAGFFAGLGAMTADACFFLLALVGVVALIQDAPTVETVMVGVGGVLMLYYAYGAFQDAGSFSAAEPAEGRGFRKAFVLALANPYQMTWWLTAGVALLNPTEISAFGLQLSAGNGALTIAGFFSGILLWAAGFPASLRAAGERVDAFGKAVAYVSAGALAIFGVLFLKTAVGL; this is translated from the coding sequence GTGTTCGACGCTGCTGTCTCCGTGATCGCTGGGCTCGCCCTCGGACTGTCGCTCGCCGCGCCGCCGGGCCCGATGAACGCCGTCATCGCCGAGGAGTCCGTGACTCGGGGCTGGCGCGCCGGCTTCTTCGCCGGCCTGGGCGCGATGACCGCCGACGCGTGCTTCTTCTTGCTCGCGCTCGTCGGCGTCGTCGCCCTCATCCAGGACGCCCCGACCGTAGAGACAGTAATGGTCGGTGTCGGCGGCGTGCTCATGCTCTACTACGCGTACGGTGCCTTCCAGGACGCCGGCTCGTTCTCCGCCGCCGAACCCGCCGAGGGCCGCGGCTTCCGGAAGGCGTTCGTGCTCGCGCTCGCGAACCCCTACCAGATGACGTGGTGGCTGACCGCCGGCGTCGCTCTCCTGAACCCCACCGAGATTTCGGCGTTCGGCCTCCAGTTGTCCGCTGGCAACGGCGCGCTCACCATCGCCGGCTTCTTCTCCGGGATTCTCCTCTGGGCCGCGGGGTTCCCGGCGTCGCTGCGCGCGGCCGGCGAGCGCGTCGACGCGTTCGGAAAAGCAGTCGCGTACGTCAGCGCGGGCGCGCTGGCAATCTTCGGCGTCCTCTTCCTGAAAACAGCGGTCGGGCTATGA